CTGCAGCAACACCTCACCGGTGATACCATCAGCTTTTGCAGCCTTTTCAAACATAATGCGGAACTGGCGCTCAAGCACTCCATATGTGTACTTGGCTTTTTGCTTCTCTGCCAGCATGACTGCATACTCCGACTGCTTACGACGACGGTTCTGGCCATGCTGTCCAGGAGGGAAGTTTCTCCTAGACAAAACTTTGTCCGGTCCGTAGATGGCTTCACCAAAACGGCGGGCAATTTTAGATTTCGGTCCAATATACTTTGCCATAATTACTTATATATTTTTTATTGATTCTTTGTTTGATAGTTACTATAGTATATATAGTTACCATAGTATCTAATTATACGCGACGGCGCTTTGGAGGACGGCAACCATTGTGTGGCATTGGTGTAACGTCAACAATTTCAGTTACCTCGATACCAGCTCCATGCACGGCACGAATAGCTGACTCACGACCATTACCAGGCCCCTTAACATAAGCCTTTACCTTACGCAGGCCCAGATCAAAAGCTACTTTAGCACAATCCTCTGCAGCCATCTGAGCAGCATAAGGAGTATTCTTCTTTGAGCCACGGAAACCCATCTTACCAGCTGAAGACCAAGAGATCACCTGACCCTCATCATTAGCAAGAGATACGATAATATTATTAAAAGAACTATGAACATGAAGCTGGCCCATGGCGCTAACCTTCACGTTTCTTTTCTTTGAAGCGACTGTTTTCTTTGCCATAACTGTAAACTTTTAATTGTTAACCTTTACTTTACTTCGTGGCCTTCTTCTTATTAGCAACAGTCTTCTTCTTACCCTTACGTGTACGAGCATTATTTTTTGTGCTCTGTCCACGAACAGGCAGACCATTACGATGACGGACACCACGGTAGCAGCCAATATCCATAAGGCGCTTAATGTTCAACTGAATCTCACTACGAAGATCACCTTCTACTTTGAATTCAGCGCCGATAATCTCACGGATTTTAGCTGCCTGATCGTCGGTCCACTCGCTGACTTTCAGGTCGCGGCTCACGCCGGCCTTATCCAAGATCTTTGCTGAACTACTTCGACCTATACCATAAATATAGGTCAATGCGATTTCGCCACGCTTATTCTGGGGCAAATCTACTCCAACAATTCTTATTGCCATTTGATAATTTAAATGATAAAAATAATAAAATAAAAATCGATTTTCTGCTAAAAAGCACGCAAAGGTAAGGAAATAAATTGATATTTCCCTCCTTTGTTATGCTTATTTAACACTTTAACCCTGACGCATCTTATACTTAGGGTTTTTCTTGTTGATAACGAACAGGCGACCTTTACGACGAACGATCTTACAGTCGGGTGTACGCTTCTTCAATGATGCTCTTGTCTTCATATGGTTTGAAATATTTATTTATATCTGAATACGATTCTACCCTTTGTCAAGTCATAAGGGCTCATCTCAACCTTCACCTTGTCACCGGGCAGTATGCGTATATAGTGCATTCTCATTTTACCGGATATGTGCGCAATAATTTGCACACCATTTTCAAGTTCTACACGGAACATAGCATTCGAGAGACTCTCAATAATAGTTCCGTCCTGCTCGATAGCGGATTGTTTTGCCATACTTTGCTTTTAGTAAAGTTTACCTTCTAATGATTCTACTTCTTCAAATGATGATAAAATTTCAGCCTTACCTTGACGGATTGCCACTGTATGCTCAAAATGAGCAGCAGGTTTACCATCTCGTGTGCATATACTCCAACGATCAGGAAGCATATAAATTTCACGCTTTCCCATTGTGACCATTGGTTCTATTGCAATACACATACCAGCCTTAAATGTTACCCCATTGCCGCGTCGTCCATAATTCGGCACAGGAGGATCTTCATGCATTTCACGACCAATACCATGACCAGTGAGTTCACGAACGATACCATACCCTTTAGCCTCACAATGATCCTGCACAGCAGCGCTGACATCACCTACGTGCTTTCCGGCAATTGCATTATCAATGCCGCGGTATAGAGACTCTTTAGTAGTCCGAAGCAATTCTTTAACTTCTTCAGAAACTTCTCCTACACAGAATGTATAGCAAGAATCTCCATTATAACCATTCAAGAGAGTTCCACAGTCTATAGAGATGATATCTCCCTCTTTAAGCACGGTTTTGTCACTTGGTACCCCATGTACCACAACATCGTTTACCGATGTACAGATACTTGCGGGAAACGGTCCTCCATATGGATTGGGGAAACCTTTAAAAGTAGGTATTGCCCCATTGTCGCGAATAAATTCATCGGCAATTTTATCCAATTGGAGGGTCGTTACACCAGGTTTAATATGCTTTGCTAATTCGCCAAGCGTTCTACCAACAAGTTGGTTAGCTTGACGCATCAGCTCAATTTCATCTTCAGTCTTTAGAAATATCTTCATTTCTTAATAGGCAGCAACTCCACCACGACCGTGAATGCGACCCGACTCAAGCAAGCCATCATAATGGCGCATGAGCAGATGACTTTCAATCTGTTGCAGAGTATCAAGAACGACACCCACCAAGATCAGCAATGAAGTACCACCGAAGAACTGTGAGAAACCGTCCTGTACATCAAGCAAGCTTGCGAAAGCAGGCATAATAGCTATGAAGGCAATGAAGAGAGAACCAGGGAAAGTGATACGCGACATAATCGTATCGATAAAGTCTGCAGTATCTTTACCAGGCTTAACTCCAGGAATAAATCCATTATTGCGCTTCATATCCTCAGCCATCTGCGTAGGATTCAGCGTAATAGCCGTATAGAAATAGGTGAATGCAATAATCAGCAGAGCGAACACCAAGTTGTAGATCCAACTATGATGATCAAGCATAGCGCGCAACAGCCAGCTAGCATTCTCTGGATTTGTCAACTGTATAATCTGCAATGGGATGAACATAATTGCCTGTGCAAAAATGATAGGCATCACATTGGCTGCAAACAGTTTCAAGGGAATGTACTGACGTGCTCCACCAACCTGCTGGTTGCCAACAACACGCTTAGCATACTGTACAGGAATTTTTCGAACGCCCTGTACCAGGATAATAGCCGCACATACAACAGCCAAAAGGATCAGTAACTCGGCAAGGAACATCACCAGACCGCCACCACTAATCGCTGCAAAGCGAGAAGAAACCTCCTGAATGAAGGCCTGCGGCAGACGAGCAATAATACCGATCATAATGATCATTGAAATACCATTACCAATGCCTTTATCTGTAATGCGCTCACCCAACCAGAGGATGAACATACTTCCAGCCGCAAGGATGACCGTAGCGGGGAACATAAATACCGGCCAGCTGATACCTGTTGCCAGGGCAGCGCCAGCCTGCATCTTCAAGTTAATAAGATAGCTCGGTGCCTGAAACAGCAGGATAGCTACTGTCAGGTACCGAGTATACATACTAATCTTTTTGCGACCGCTCTCACCTTCACGCTGCATCTTCTGGAAATAAGGTACAGCAACGGCAAGAAGTTGCATAACGATAGAAGCCGAGATGTAAGGCATGATTCCAAGTGCGAAGATAGACGCATTGGAAAATGCTCCACCAGAGAACATATCCAGCAGCGACATAAGGCCGCCTGCAGTCTGCTTCTGCAGTGTATCAAGCAAACCAGGGTTGATACCAGGAAGTACGACAAATGATCCAAAACGATAGATAGCCACGAAAAGGATCGTGATACCAATACGAGTTCTCAGATCTTCGATCTTCCAAATGTTCTTCAGTGTCTCTATAAACTTCTTCATGTTATGGTTAGATTATTGTTGCGTTTCCACCTACTGCTTTAATAGCCTCTTCAGCCTTCTTTGAGAAAGCGTTGGCCTGAACTTCGAGCTTAGCCTTCAGTTCGCCATTGCCGAGGATCTTAACCAAGTCTTTACCATTGGTCAGACCAGCGGCAACCAACTCTTCTACCCCGATCTTGGTGAGGTTCTTAGCCTCAGCAAGTTTCTGAAGGGTTGAGAGGTTAACTGCGAAGTACTCCTTGTGGTTGATGTTCTTAAAGCCGAACTTAGGCAGACGGCGCTGCAGAGGCATCTGACCACCTTCAAAACCAATCTTTCTCTTATAGCCAGAGCGAGCCTTTGCACCCTTATGACCACGAGTAGAAGTACCGCCGAGACCTGAACCAGGACCGCGACCAATTCTACGACGTGAGTGTGTAGAACCCTCTGCAGGCTTCAAATTATTCAGTTTCATAATCGAATTCTGTTTTAAAAGTTGATGATTTTTTAGTCAATAACGGTTACCAGATGATGAACCTTACGGATCATACCGCGGATAGCGGGGGTATCTTCCTTCTCAACAACCTGAGAGATCTTGTGAAGTCCAAGTGCTTCGAGGGTACGCTTCTGGTCAACGGGATAACCGATTTTACTCTTAATCTGCTGAATCTTAATAGTTGCCATAGTTTATACCTCCTATTTAACCGTTAAATACTTTATTCATACTGATGCCACGGGTTCCAGCTACGGTGTAAGCATCACGCATCAGACTCAGTGCCTCGATGGTAGCCTTTACCAAGTTATGGGGGTTAGAAGAACCCTTAGACTTAGCCAGCACATCCTTAATACCAGCACTCTCCAGAACGGCACGCATAGCACCACCGGCCACAAGACCGGTACCGGCAGCAGCCGGCTTCAGGAATACCTGAGCTCCGCCGAAGCGAGCCTCCATCTCATGAGGAATAGTACCTTTGAGTACAGGAACCTTCACAAGATTCTTCTTAGCTGCCTCAACACCCTTTGCGATGGCTGCGGTAACTTCACCGGCCTTACCCAGTCCCCAGCCAATTACGCCGTTGCCGTCACCAACAACTACGATAGCTGCGAATGTAAAGGTGCGACCACCCTTCGTTACCTTAGTAACACGGTTGATGGCAACCAGTCTGTCTTTCAACTCTACGTCGCTATTTACTTTAACTTTGTTCATTGCCATAATCGTTTAGAAATTAAGTCCACCTTTACGTGCTGCATCAGCAAGAGACTTCACACGGCCGTGATAGAGATAACCGTTACGGTCAAAGACAACGGCAGAAACGCCAGCTTCCTTTGCCTTAGCAGCAATCAGTTCACCAACTTTCTCAGCCTGCTGAATCTTAGGCATAGCCTCGAGGCCAAGAGAAGATGCAGATGCAAGAGTTTTACCTTCCAAATCATTAATCACCTGAACGTAGATCTGCTTGTTAGAGCGGAACACGCTCATACGGGGACGCTCGGCTGTGCCGAAAACGCTTTTGCGAATTCTGTATTTAATCTTGATTCGTCTTTCTACTTTCTTTGTTGTCATGATAATTAATCTTTAATCGTTAATTATTTAGCTGAAGCTGACTTACCCGACTTACGACGGATAACTTCACCCTTGAACAAGATACCCTTTCCTTTATAAGGCTCAGGCATACGGAAAGAACGAATCTTTGCGCAGATAAGACCAAGCAGTTGCTTGTCGGCACTCTCCAGAATAATCTGTGGGTTCTGGTTACGCTCAGACTTTGTCTCAACCTTTACTTCCTTAGGAAGCTGGATGAAGATGGGGTGCGTATAACCCAGTGAGAATTCGATAAGGTTACCCTGATTAGAAACACGGTAGCCTACACCAACAAGTTCCATTTCCTTTTTATATCCCTCGCTCACACCAATAACCATATTGTTTACGAGTGCGCGATAGAGGCCATGGAAAGCCTGTTTCTGCTTAAGATTAACAGGGCTATTCTCATCGATTGAGAAGGTTACCTGACCATTCTCAATTTTTACGAGAATTGACTTGTCGACTTTCTGACAGAGTTCGCCCTTGGGACCCTTAACGGTAACTACTCCGTCCTTATCCTGTGTTACTGTAACGCCAGCAGGAATACTAATTGGCAATTTTCCTATTCTTGACATATTCTATCCTCCAATTAATAAACGTAGCAAAGAACCTCACCACCGATTTTCAAAGCGGCAGCCTCTTTGTCTGTCATTACACCTTTAGACGTAGATAAGATAGCGATACCCAGTCCGTTAATAACTCTCGGCATGTCTTTATAACCAGTGTACTTACGGAGACCTGGTGTTGACACTCTCTTGAGAGACTTGATTGCGTTCTCTCTAGTTGCGGGATCATACTTCAAGGCAACCTTGATAGTTCCCTGAGGGCCATCCTCGATGAACTTGTAGTTCAGGATGTAACCTTTCTCGAAGAGGATCTTTGTGATTTCCTTCTTCAAGTTAGAAGCTGGTACTTCTACAACACGGTGATGAGCCATGATTGCGTTTCTCAACCTCGTCAGAAAATCTGCTATTGGATCTGTCATAAAAATAAAATTTAATTAATCGGGACTCCCCCGACAATATTAAAAAAATGATTAGCTCTTTCTTACCAGCTGGCCTTCTTTACGCCAGGGATGAGACCGGCAGAAGCCATCTCACGGAACTGAATACGAGAGAGACCGAACTGACGGATATAACCCTTTGGACGTCCAGTGATCTTGCAACGGTTGTGCAGACGGATGGGGTTAGCGTTCTTGGGAATAGCCTGCAGTTTACGAGCAGCCTCGTAAGCTTCCATAGCTCCCTCTTCAGTATTCACATCAGCAGTAGCAATAACCTTTTTCAAGGCTGCACGCTTTTCAGCATAACGAGCTACCAGCTTGGCGCGCTTTACCTCGCGGGCCTTCATTGATTCTTTTGCCATATTCTCTTAGTCTTTTTTAGCGTTCTTGAACGGGAGACCGAAGGCCTTCAGCAGAGCATAACCCTCTTCATCGGTCTTAGCCGTTGTTACGAAGGTAATGTTCATACCCTGAATGCGGTCTACAGAATCGATATTGATTTCAGGGAAGATGATCTGTTCCTGCACACCGAGGGTGTAGTTACCGCGACCATCAAACTTGCTCTCAATACCCTTGAAGTCACGGATACGAGGCAAAGCGATGCGAACGAGTTTCTCAAGGAACTCATACATACGCTCACGGCGCAGAGTAACCATCACGCCGATAGGCATCTTTTTGCGCAGCTTGAAGTTTGCAATATCCTTCTTTGAATAAGTTGCAACAGCTTTCTGACCACAGATGGCAGTGATTTCGTTGATTGCAACCTCAATGATCTTCTTATCCTGAGTGGCATCGCCCAGACCCTGATTAACCACGATCTTCTTCAGGACGGGAATCTGCATTGCAGAAGTATAGTTGAACTGCTTCATCAATGCTGGAGCGATCTGCTCAGCATAGGTTTTCTTAAGTTGTGCTGTATTCATTACTTAATCTCCTCCCCAGACTTTTTGGCGATACGAATTACGTTTTTGCCTTCGTGTTTGATAGCAACGCGAGTAGCTTTACCGCTCTTCGGATCAATCAGACTCAAATTAGAAATATGGATGGGAGCTTCTACTTTTTCGAAGCCACCCTGAGGATTCTTGGCGCTGGGCTTAGAGCTCTTATTGACGAAGTTAACTCCTTCAACGATAGCTTTCTGCTTTTCTACCAAGACCTTCAGCACCTTACCAGTCTTGCCCTTGTCCTCACCGGCCAGAACAATAACGGTATCGTTTTTCTTGATATGTAACTTGCTCATTACTTCTATTACTTTAAAATGTTAAAGAACCTCAGGTGCCAAAGATACGACCTTCATGTTTACGGCACGAAGCTCACGAGCTACGGGACCGAAGATACGGCTTCCGCGAAGCTCACCAGCGTTGTTCAGCAGAACACAGGCATTATCGTCAAAACGGATGTACGAACCATCGGGGCGACGAATTTCCTTCTTTGTGCGAACAATCAGAGCCTTCGACACTGCACCCTTTTTAACGTCACTCGTAGGGATTGCGTTCTTGATGGCAACGACGATAACGTCACCAACGCTGGCATAACGGCGGCGAGTTCCACCCAGTACACGAATGCAGAGAGCTTCACGTGCACCACTGTTATCAGCTACTGTAAGTCTTGATTCTGTCTGTATCATATTTACTTAGCTTTTTCTACGATTTGTACTAATCTCCAGCGCTTTGTCTTAGACAGAGGGCGGGTTTCCATAACGAGTACGGTATCACCTACCTGGCACTCGTTCTTTTCATCATGAACATGGTACTTCTTCGTCTTCTGTACGAACTTACCATAAATAGGGTGCTTCTCTTTGAATTTAGCTGCAATAACAATGGTTTTATCCATTTTGTTGCTGATCACGACACCCTGTCTTGTCTTTCTTAAATTTCTTGTTTCCATCTGGACCATTGTTATTTGTTAAGTTCTCTCTGACGGAGTTCCGTCTTCATACGTGCGATGTCACGACGTGCAGCCTTAATCAGCGATGGATTCTCCAGCGGAGTGATGTTGTGGTTCAACTTCATTTGGTTGTACTTGGCAACCTCCGTTTCGATGCGCTCTGCCAATTCTTTGGTCTCGAGCTCTTTCAATTCCTTGATCTTCATACTCTAATTAAGCGTTTTTATCGTAGTCACGTCTTACAACAAACTTGGTCTTTACGGGCAGCTTCTGGGCACCGAGGCGGAGAGCCTCTTTAGCCACTTCGAAGGGAACGCCCTCAACTTCAAAGAGGATACGACCAGGTGTTACAGGTGCAACCCATCCTGCGGGATCACCCTTACCTTTACCCATACGTACGTCAGCGGGCTTACGAGTGATGGGTTTGTCGGGGAAGATTCGGATCCAAACCTGACCTTCACGGTTCATATAACGGTTGATAGCAACACGAGCTGCTTCAATCTGACGGCTGTCGATCCACTTTGCATCAAGAGTTTTGATGCCGAACGAACCGAATGCCAGTGTAGTACCTCTGTGGGCGTTGCCTTTATTGCCGCGTCCGTCTTGAGGTCTTCTATATCTAACTCTCTTAGGTTGTAACATGATAGCTTCTTACTTTAAACAGTTTTACTTCTTCTTATTACGGAACTTGCGGCCATCTCTGTTACCACCGTTGGTGCGGCCACCCTGCTTCTCCTGAGTGAAATTAGGAGCGAGGTCAACCTTTCCGTAGATTTCTCCACGGCAAATCCAAACCTTGATACCGAGCAGACCAACCTTTGTGAGAGCCTCAGCCTGGCAGAAGTCGATGTCAGCGCGGAAGGTGTGCAATGGCGTACGTCCTTCCTTAATCATCTCACTGCGGGCAATCTCGGCGCCATTCAGTCGTCCCGAAATCTGAACCTTAATACCTTCAGCACCAGCACGCATTGTGTTGGCAACAGCCTGCTTAATAGCGCGGCGATAAGCAATCTTGCCCTCAATCTGGCGAGCGATATTCGTGGCAACGATTGTAGCGTCAAGCTCTGGACGCTTTACTTCAAAGATATTAATCTGAATATCCTTATCGAAGAGTTTCTTCAACTCGTCTTTCAGATTATCTACATCCTGTCCACCTTTACCAATGACGATACCCGGACGAGCCGTGCAAATAGTAATGGTAACCAGTTTCAGTGTACGTTCGATGACAATCTTCGAAACGCTAGCCTTAGCCAGGCGCTCGTTGAGGTACTTACGGATTTTCTGATCCTCTACCAGGTTATCTCCGAAGTCTTTGCCTCCGAACCAATTTGAATCCCAACCTCTAACGATACCCAGACGG
The sequence above is a segment of the Prevotella sp. E9-3 genome. Coding sequences within it:
- the rpsK gene encoding 30S ribosomal protein S11, whose translation is MAKKTVASKKRNVKVSAMGQLHVHSSFNNIIVSLANDEGQVISWSSAGKMGFRGSKKNTPYAAQMAAEDCAKVAFDLGLRKVKAYVKGPGNGRESAIRAVHGAGIEVTEIVDVTPMPHNGCRPPKRRRV
- the rpsM gene encoding 30S ribosomal protein S13, whose product is MAIRIVGVDLPQNKRGEIALTYIYGIGRSSSAKILDKAGVSRDLKVSEWTDDQAAKIREIIGAEFKVEGDLRSEIQLNIKRLMDIGCYRGVRHRNGLPVRGQSTKNNARTRKGKKKTVANKKKATK
- the rpmJ gene encoding 50S ribosomal protein L36 produces the protein MKTRASLKKRTPDCKIVRRKGRLFVINKKNPKYKMRQG
- the infA gene encoding translation initiation factor IF-1, with product MAKQSAIEQDGTIIESLSNAMFRVELENGVQIIAHISGKMRMHYIRILPGDKVKVEMSPYDLTKGRIVFRYK
- the map gene encoding type I methionyl aminopeptidase, whose translation is MKIFLKTEDEIELMRQANQLVGRTLGELAKHIKPGVTTLQLDKIADEFIRDNGAIPTFKGFPNPYGGPFPASICTSVNDVVVHGVPSDKTVLKEGDIISIDCGTLLNGYNGDSCYTFCVGEVSEEVKELLRTTKESLYRGIDNAIAGKHVGDVSAAVQDHCEAKGYGIVRELTGHGIGREMHEDPPVPNYGRRGNGVTFKAGMCIAIEPMVTMGKREIYMLPDRWSICTRDGKPAAHFEHTVAIRQGKAEILSSFEEVESLEGKLY
- the secY gene encoding preprotein translocase subunit SecY: MKKFIETLKNIWKIEDLRTRIGITILFVAIYRFGSFVVLPGINPGLLDTLQKQTAGGLMSLLDMFSGGAFSNASIFALGIMPYISASIVMQLLAVAVPYFQKMQREGESGRKKISMYTRYLTVAILLFQAPSYLINLKMQAGAALATGISWPVFMFPATVILAAGSMFILWLGERITDKGIGNGISMIIMIGIIARLPQAFIQEVSSRFAAISGGGLVMFLAELLILLAVVCAAIILVQGVRKIPVQYAKRVVGNQQVGGARQYIPLKLFAANVMPIIFAQAIMFIPLQIIQLTNPENASWLLRAMLDHHSWIYNLVFALLIIAFTYFYTAITLNPTQMAEDMKRNNGFIPGVKPGKDTADFIDTIMSRITFPGSLFIAFIAIMPAFASLLDVQDGFSQFFGGTSLLILVGVVLDTLQQIESHLLMRHYDGLLESGRIHGRGGVAAY
- the rplO gene encoding 50S ribosomal protein L15, whose translation is MKLNNLKPAEGSTHSRRRIGRGPGSGLGGTSTRGHKGAKARSGYKRKIGFEGGQMPLQRRLPKFGFKNINHKEYFAVNLSTLQKLAEAKNLTKIGVEELVAAGLTNGKDLVKILGNGELKAKLEVQANAFSKKAEEAIKAVGGNATII
- the rpmD gene encoding 50S ribosomal protein L30; the encoded protein is MATIKIQQIKSKIGYPVDQKRTLEALGLHKISQVVEKEDTPAIRGMIRKVHHLVTVID
- the rpsE gene encoding 30S ribosomal protein S5, yielding MAMNKVKVNSDVELKDRLVAINRVTKVTKGGRTFTFAAIVVVGDGNGVIGWGLGKAGEVTAAIAKGVEAAKKNLVKVPVLKGTIPHEMEARFGGAQVFLKPAAAGTGLVAGGAMRAVLESAGIKDVLAKSKGSSNPHNLVKATIEALSLMRDAYTVAGTRGISMNKVFNG
- the rplR gene encoding 50S ribosomal protein L18; amino-acid sequence: MTTKKVERRIKIKYRIRKSVFGTAERPRMSVFRSNKQIYVQVINDLEGKTLASASSLGLEAMPKIQQAEKVGELIAAKAKEAGVSAVVFDRNGYLYHGRVKSLADAARKGGLNF
- the rplF gene encoding 50S ribosomal protein L6, with the translated sequence MSRIGKLPISIPAGVTVTQDKDGVVTVKGPKGELCQKVDKSILVKIENGQVTFSIDENSPVNLKQKQAFHGLYRALVNNMVIGVSEGYKKEMELVGVGYRVSNQGNLIEFSLGYTHPIFIQLPKEVKVETKSERNQNPQIILESADKQLLGLICAKIRSFRMPEPYKGKGILFKGEVIRRKSGKSASAK
- the rpsH gene encoding 30S ribosomal protein S8, with translation MTDPIADFLTRLRNAIMAHHRVVEVPASNLKKEITKILFEKGYILNYKFIEDGPQGTIKVALKYDPATRENAIKSLKRVSTPGLRKYTGYKDMPRVINGLGIAILSTSKGVMTDKEAAALKIGGEVLCYVY
- the rpsN gene encoding 30S ribosomal protein S14 — protein: MAKESMKAREVKRAKLVARYAEKRAALKKVIATADVNTEEGAMEAYEAARKLQAIPKNANPIRLHNRCKITGRPKGYIRQFGLSRIQFREMASAGLIPGVKKASW
- the rplE gene encoding 50S ribosomal protein L5 — encoded protein: MNTAQLKKTYAEQIAPALMKQFNYTSAMQIPVLKKIVVNQGLGDATQDKKIIEVAINEITAICGQKAVATYSKKDIANFKLRKKMPIGVMVTLRRERMYEFLEKLVRIALPRIRDFKGIESKFDGRGNYTLGVQEQIIFPEINIDSVDRIQGMNITFVTTAKTDEEGYALLKAFGLPFKNAKKD
- the rplX gene encoding 50S ribosomal protein L24; translated protein: MSKLHIKKNDTVIVLAGEDKGKTGKVLKVLVEKQKAIVEGVNFVNKSSKPSAKNPQGGFEKVEAPIHISNLSLIDPKSGKATRVAIKHEGKNVIRIAKKSGEEIK
- the rplN gene encoding 50S ribosomal protein L14 encodes the protein MIQTESRLTVADNSGAREALCIRVLGGTRRRYASVGDVIVVAIKNAIPTSDVKKGAVSKALIVRTKKEIRRPDGSYIRFDDNACVLLNNAGELRGSRIFGPVARELRAVNMKVVSLAPEVL
- the rpsQ gene encoding 30S ribosomal protein S17, whose amino-acid sequence is MVQMETRNLRKTRQGVVISNKMDKTIVIAAKFKEKHPIYGKFVQKTKKYHVHDEKNECQVGDTVLVMETRPLSKTKRWRLVQIVEKAK
- the rpmC gene encoding 50S ribosomal protein L29; this encodes MKIKELKELETKELAERIETEVAKYNQMKLNHNITPLENPSLIKAARRDIARMKTELRQRELNK
- the rplP gene encoding 50S ribosomal protein L16; the protein is MLQPKRVRYRRPQDGRGNKGNAHRGTTLAFGSFGIKTLDAKWIDSRQIEAARVAINRYMNREGQVWIRIFPDKPITRKPADVRMGKGKGDPAGWVAPVTPGRILFEVEGVPFEVAKEALRLGAQKLPVKTKFVVRRDYDKNA
- the rpsC gene encoding 30S ribosomal protein S3, which gives rise to MGQKVNPISNRLGIVRGWDSNWFGGKDFGDNLVEDQKIRKYLNERLAKASVSKIVIERTLKLVTITICTARPGIVIGKGGQDVDNLKDELKKLFDKDIQINIFEVKRPELDATIVATNIARQIEGKIAYRRAIKQAVANTMRAGAEGIKVQISGRLNGAEIARSEMIKEGRTPLHTFRADIDFCQAEALTKVGLLGIKVWICRGEIYGKVDLAPNFTQEKQGGRTNGGNRDGRKFRNKKK